Proteins encoded together in one Solanum lycopersicum chromosome 7, SLM_r2.1 window:
- the LOC104648267 gene encoding E3 ubiquitin-protein ligase RING1-like: MVQDIKDKALLIVQENDTSKNISIIIDIAHRIPLTIANIYHGHDHEEANEDELGLIEEQVVMDLMTLEETRVFMPVVPTSKDAIEGLEKVKVETLNGVKSFGETCMICLGKLITKDIVELTRMPCKHVFHGDCIIQWLEINHVCPLCRFRMPIDKED; encoded by the coding sequence ATGGTTCAAGACATTAAGGATAAGGCCTTGTTGATTGTTCAAGAAAATGATACATCTAAGAATATCTCAATCATCATTGACATAGCCCATCGTATTCCTCTGACAATTGCAAATATTTATCATGGTCATGACCACGAGGAAGCTAATGAGGATGAGCTAGGGTTAATAGAAGAACAAGTCGTGATGGATTTGATGACCTTGGAAGAAACACGTGTGTTTATGCCTGTAGTTCCAACATCAAAGGATGCTATTGAAGGGCTTGAGAAGGTGAAAGTAGAGACATTGAATGGTGTCAAGAGTTTTGGTGAAACTTGTATGATATGTCTTGGCAAGTTGATTACAAAGGACATTGTTGAACTAACTCGTATGCCTTGCAAGCATGTTTTTCATGGAGATTGCATTATTCAATGGCTTGAAATAAATCATGTTTGTCCATTATGTCGCTTTAGAATGCCAATTGATAAAGAAGATTAA